A genomic region of Arachis hypogaea cultivar Tifrunner chromosome 5, arahy.Tifrunner.gnm2.J5K5, whole genome shotgun sequence contains the following coding sequences:
- the LOC112801175 gene encoding protein FAR1-RELATED SEQUENCE 4 yields MGFTKKDAYNYIEKTKQEKTVIGDANAAIIYLERKAVSDPMCMARYNLTDKNMLANLFWADGGSRVDYQHFGDVLSFDSTYKKNKYRRPLVIFSGSNNHKQTTIFGFGLVLDESIGLYTWLLENLLEVMCNKKPSVIVTDGCDSMRAAIKAVYPEATHRLYAWHVEKNVTSNVKDEGLRHLFTRWLYSNMDIEEFEAEWDATIVEYRLHDSFWAKKTYDMPKIWANVYLKNKFCVGFHTTSRCEGINVNVKKFLNSRHSILELVQNVELMVREYRNNELETHFKSIHGIPVITTCLEVRREIEGVGAVNFVGKI; encoded by the coding sequence ATGGGTTTCACCAAAAAGGATGCCTATAACTACATCGAGAAGACCAAGCAGGAGAAGACTGTTATTGGAGACGCTAATGCTGCAATAATTTATTTAGAGAGAAAAGCGGTGTCGGATCCGATGTGCATGGCTAGGTACAATTTGACAGACAAAAATATGTTAGCGAACTTGTTTTGGGCTGATGGTGGGAGCCGGGTTGATTACCAACACTTTGGAGATGTGCTTTCGTTCGATTCGActtacaagaaaaataaatataggaGACCTTTGGTAATCTTTTCTGGTTCGAACAATCATAAGCAAACAACCATATTTGGGTTTGGTTTGGTGTTGGATGAAAGCATTGGGTTATACACGTGGTTGCTTGAAAATTTGTTGGAGGTAATGTGCAACAAAAAGCCATCGGTGATAGTGACAGATGGGTGTGATTCAATGAGGGCGGCAATCAAGGCGGTGTATCCGGAGGCCACACATAGGCTGTATGCTTGGCATGTGGAGAAGAACGTTACTTCAAATGTGAAGGATGAAGGCTTAAGACATCTTTTCACTAGGTGGTTGTACTCGAATATGGATATAGAAGAGTTTGAGGCAGAGTGGGACGCAACTATTGTAGAATATCGACTTCATGATAGTTTTTGGGCGAAGAAAACTTATGATATGCCAAAAATATGGGCAAATgtatacttaaaaaataaattctgtGTCGGGTTCCACACAACTTCTCGATGTGAAGGGATTAATGTGAATGTCAAAAAGTTTCTTAATTCAAGGCACAGTATTCTTGAGCTGGTGCAAAATGTTGAGTTGATGGTACGAGAGTATCGGAATAATGAGTTAGAGACCCACTTCAAGTCCATTCACGGCATCCCAGTGATCACGACTTGCTTGGAAGTGAGGAGGGAAATTGAAGGTGTCGGTGCAGTTAACTTTGTTGGAAAGATTTGA
- the LOC112801177 gene encoding large ribosomal subunit protein P2B, translated as MKVIAAYLLAVLGGNAAPCAADLKGILSSVGAEADDDSITLLLSEVKGKDITEVIAAGREKLASVPAGGGGAVAVAAAPSGGAAAPAAAEAKKEEKVEEKEESDDDMGFSLFD; from the exons ATGAAGGTCATCGCCGCCTACCTCCTTGCCGTCCTCGGTGGCAATGCCGCTCCTTGCGCCGCCGATCTCAAGGGCATTCTCAGCTCCG TTGGTGCTGAAGCAGATGATGACAGCATAACGCTCCTTTTGTCTGAAGTTAAAGGCAAAGACATAACAGAGGTTATTGCCGCCGGAAGGGAAAAGCTTGCGTCGGTGcctgctggtggtggtggtgctgttGCCGTCGCCGCTGCTCCTAGCGGTGGTGCTGCTGCTCCCGCAGCCGCCGAggcaaagaaggaggagaaggtcGAAGAGAAGGAGGAATCGGATGAT GATATGGGATTCAGTCTCTTTGATTAA